In Carya illinoinensis cultivar Pawnee chromosome 10, C.illinoinensisPawnee_v1, whole genome shotgun sequence, one DNA window encodes the following:
- the LOC122279086 gene encoding transcription factor TCP2-like has translation MEVEDIQQAPACKFPRIGNGRNDSGKIGSKGVPDHYPDDEEDGEPNRVGPGSDAGGNVNRLCGWNRSRIIRVSRASGGKDRHSKVWTSKGLRDRRVRLSVTTAIQFYDLQDRLGVDQPSKAVEWLIKAAADAIAELPSLNASFPDTPKQLSDEKRANGATEQGFDSAEVELDGDPNFQNQSQHLSLSKSACSSTSETSKGSGLSLSRSEIRVKARERARERAAKEKEKENDSRIAQNVNQISQNASFTELLTGGISSVNNNANCPTRSAHQNTGGETNLFHKAAARQWPCSTPMDYFDSGLLGPSSRAHHSSGFSGQIHLGNSLPMTMSVPAFNLSGDNHSELQHFSFVPDHLIPVAAATSQPGAGLVDYNLNFTISSGQLAGYNNRGTLQSNSPSLLPHLQRFSAIDGPNVPFFMASAPSASLAMENHHHHHFSPGIFDGRLQLSYGDASRHSDQKGKGKN, from the coding sequence ATGGAGGTGGAGGATATTCAGCAGGCACCAGCTTGTAAGTTCCCAAGGATTGGAAATGGCAGAAATGATTCTGGAAAGATAGGCTCTAAAGGGGTTCCTGACCACTACCcagatgatgaagaagatggaGAACCCAACAGGGTTGGCCCAGGAAGCGATGCCGGTGGGAATGTCAACCGGCTTTGCGGCTGGAACCGTTCCCGCATCATTAGGGTTTCTCGGGCCTCGGGTGGCAAGGATCGCCACAGCAAGGTCTGGACGTCCAAGGGTTTGAGAGACCGGAGGGTTAGACTATCGGTTACCACGGCGATTCAGTTCTATGATCTTCAAGATCGGCTGGGTGTCGATCAGCCGAGCAAAGCTGTGGAGTGGCTGATCAAGGCGGCGGCCGATGCTATTGCTGAGCTTCCTTCACTAAATGCTTCTTTTCCCGATACCCCGAAGCAACTGAGCGACGAGAAGCGGGCGAACGGGGCTACGGAACAAGGGTTTGATTCAGCTGAGGTTGAGTTAGATGGTGACCCCAATTTCCAAAACCAAAGCCAGCATCTTTCTTTGTCTAAGTCCGCTTGTAGCAGCACCTCGGAGACGAGCAAGGGCTCCGGTTTGTCGCTCTCGCGGTCCGAAATCAGGGTCAAGGCTCGTGAGCGGGCAAGGGAAAGAGCAGctaaagagaaagagaaggaaaatgacTCCCGCATTGCTCAAAACGTGAACCAGATTTCCCAAAATGCTTCGTTTACGGAGCTTCTCACCGGCGGAATCAGCAGTGTTAACAACAATGCAAATTGTCCCACTCGCTCAGCGCATCAAAACACCGGCGGTGAGACTAATTTGTTTCATAAGGCGGCGGCGAGGCAGTGGCCTTGTTCAACACCAATGGACTACTTCGACTCGGGGCTTCTGGGGCCTTCTTCCCGAGCCCATCACTCGTCTGGGTTTTCAGGTCAAATCCATCTGGGAAATTCCCTTCCAATGACGATGTCGGTTCCGGCGTTCAATTTATCAGGGGATAATCATTCAGAGCTGCAACATTTCTCTTTCGTTCCTGACCATCTCATCCCGGTGGCTGCGGCGACATCACAGCCCGGCGCTGGGCTGGTTGACTACAACCTCAATTTCACCATTTCATCCGGCCAGCTTGCTGGTTACAATAATAGGGGGACCCTTCAGTCCAATTCACCGTCTCTTTTGCCTCACCTCCAGAGGTTTTCTGCTATAGACGGACCAAACGTGCCCTTCTTCATGGCTTCGGCGCCTTCAGCGTCTTTAGCCATGGAGAATCACCATCACCACCATTTCTCACCTGGAATATTCGACGGTCGCTTGCAGCTCAGCTATGGCGACGCTAGCAGACATTCAGACCAgaagggaaaaggaaagaaCTGA